In Dermacentor variabilis isolate Ectoservices chromosome 1, ASM5094787v1, whole genome shotgun sequence, the genomic stretch AAAGCTTCACAGTGAAGTTTCGGTGGGTTCCTCCCACAGTGGCATTGCTGGCAAAGAAAAAGCTGATTCTCTTGCATTCTCAGCACTCCATCCTCGCAAAGTCAAGGgcccaaagagtaatcaagttaTGAAATCtcacattcgaaatcactttgagGTCACTTTGGATTCGACCACATATGTCATGCGCAACCAAGAGATTTCGTCGAGAGGAagcagtaaagtttcgttcgttctccgtcctcgcttcaccgttggaacttgaagcttctcggacgatgatcggcagttgttgatcaaacgcagacaggaagcgatgcagatccgatgtacaagaaatatttatacgcaaacttttctatatacatggcaggtaaaacaaatacattacaaagttgaacaattgagaaacaaagtctcactcttcgactgtctcaatgactgttagagcccagactcgttttaacgtacatagcacggagcctcactgatctatcagcaatcctgatttcagccaagtctaacgtacatggtacggagcctcactgatctatcagtaatcctgatttcagccaagtctgagggacagcatgtcgtcccgatttttatagcccaaatatacaaagaaaaaaaaggcggtagggccgttggcccgtcccacaggttcagttgccaatcagggtcaaccgtttgttaagccacaacccacagggatgggcttactcttaaaaataaacatattggaaaacaaagctcttttccttcttcgccaaaactccgttgccctcttatttctccgtagttagtgacgggctcagcaaaacacgccaggcctgaacaagttatcgctagaccgtttcaaatcccaacggcgtctaggccgcaaatgtctcggaatcaggggcatcgataccacgtagtgcggccgtactcaaagtttgtccgcgtgggagactgatggtcctccttgtccttcaaacttattgtctacaagacaaaaatctccgagtgcgtgtttccaagacgccgtcgtccgaatgcactctttacgtgtgcaccgcattcctacagcgtgcactgtaagctggccttcgacaccacaccggcagtcgcacccgacaacaaggctggcgattgcgttccggacgcgtagaagattaggtccatgctcactgcatgcggaacggggtcagcgttgctaagcccttaacctcggcggcgcctccaattagtcaggcactcgggagccacagccacaataccttgtacagcggtccctttcaaggctggtctgtgtggactcgtgtgaccgtcggcggactgccaacaccgtgcgcacaatgccgacttcccggaatcggtactcgcccacctgacacctgccgcgacgcgtcacccaacaccgcgcggtgcctgtgaccccacataacacagcaactgtcgcccggctgacacgggggcaagtgaaccccctctctatgcacaaagcacgtggctgattcgtgacacttaagaacccgaacaatcagagcgaccttacagaaGCCTCAGTTCTACATCCGCTGATACATGAGCATGGTTATTTAAGACAGGGCGTATCAATTCTCTGAACTGTATGACATGCGAATACACAGGAGACGCTGAACGCTCTTGGTGGTCATTCCCAAAATTCCAAGATCAATTGGCCACTCTTCTGGAAAATCCAAAACAAAAGGAACTTCCGCAACGTGCCTGCAGCACCTTGTGTTCCCTGAAGGACCAGTTGTAGCCCGCGAAGAAACTTCACATCTCCTTATCACATCCTTAAGAGAGACTGGCctgatggacatgtggtgaaacaccAGTGATTCCGAGACGCTCAGGCCCAGCAATAGACGAGTTGCAAAACAAAATTCGTTGCAGCGCCATCTGTACTTGCGTACAGGAAGCAGCCAGCGGCCGCCATTGTGCATGAATAGTCATGTGCGTTTCGCCCGTTCGGTACGCGCTTGATACCGGCTTGGCGTACTGAATCGACGTTTGTGGCGAACTCATCCCTTTTCGTGCTGTTGTCGGGCGACTGTGACCTGGAGTCATGCCAGTTAACTGCTGTGTGCCACTGTGCACGCAGTTTGGTGGCTTTGACAAGTCTGGACAAAAAGTAAGTCCCTTGTTGCTGCGTCGCACCTCCGTCCTGTGCTTGTCAGGCAGTAGCTTGTTCAAGTAATTAAGCATGTTTTTACTTACTTTAATCGCTAGACATGTAGCTTGATTCATCTATAAGTGATCTCGATACGGTTTAGTGATGAAATTATTAAGTAAATGCCTTTAAAAACCTGAAACCTGTTGCGGTTTGTGGGATGCGGCACGATGTTTACCGGACGCCGTCACACGGTTTTGACCACTTGTCTCCCTAAGCAAAGGGCTATATCGTTGTGTTACACTGTAAAAGGAACGTTTCGAGATCGTGCTGTGCGCGCATGCCATTCTTTAAGGGCGGAGGCCATTTGTGGTTTGGCACAGCTCTGCGAATGCTTATGTCGAAACACCGTCTTCGCCGTTTATGTTGGTAGCGAAACACATCCGGTTCGCGATGTTCGCAGGCAGTACTTGTGCCGTGTGATATGGTCAAGCAAGACAACTAAGTGTGTGTGGACCGACGATGTCAGACATAGCCGTGCATTTCGCCTGACGGCTGCATTACTGTGCACACGCACTTTTAGTCGAGCCCTGTATGCATGTCAAAACGTCATTTCGCGTTTTATTTCGCTATAAAGTTACTTTATCTGCcttcatcgaaaaaaaaaaaagacagattcTGGTCCGTTGTCGTAAAGCCCTACGCATATAAGCACCTGAAATCGATAAATTTGTAACGGTGCAGCCATGTGCGTAGACCTCGGTTGCGCAGATTTGTCGAGTGTTCGAAGCCTTGTCTTGCATAGCAAAGTCAATTCTTTGTTTTAAGAGAGCGTTGTTGAGATATGTCCCAATCAAGACAGAAAGTGTTCTGAATATTGACTTTTATTCACAGGTGTCATACCACAGATTCCCAAGAGACCAGGACATATACAAAAAGTGGATTGCAGCCATCAGGCGAGATGAAGGCCCACTCTTCACAGTTTCGAAGGCCACCAGGGTCTGCTCTCTCCACTTTCTTGAGAGTGACTTTGTTGCTAATGTTGCTAATGGTTACCGACACTTACACCAGTCTGCTGTGCCATCCATATTTTTATTCAAGCAGCCAAAGCCATCGAGAAAACCACCAGCTCAACGGGCACCACTTCAGAAAGTTGCATTATCAAAAAGGAAGTGTAACGGTAATGTTCAAGGGCTTTCCACTACAGGACAAAAGGTAGACACCCGTATCGATAACCGAGCAGATGACAAGGAAAACTCAGCAGATGGATGCAACAAAAATACATTCAGTGAAGGCACTGACGTCTTCAATGTTGAAGATACGGGCTCCACTTTGCTTCCTGACAAACCGCAACAGTCACCAGAAGAACCAGCCTCTGGAAGTATTTGTGCATGCAGAGAAAATATTTCTGCCCTAGAGCAGGAGCTGGCTGCAAGCAAAGCAAGCGGAGCAGATACAGAAGCTGAAAATCATCACCTGAAGCTGCAAGTAAGCTCTTTAAGAAAAACTATTGCTGTCCTAGAAAATAAACTCTCTGTAAGCAAAGCAACCGAAGCAGAAAATCAGCGCCTGAAGCTGCAAATAAAGGCACAAAATAATGAATTAAAGCTGCTTCGCACAGAGCTTGTAACTGCACAGAAAAATATTGAGAAGCTGGAAGAATTGCCTCCATTTGGAATTCAAAGATTCAAGGACAACAATGATGACATTGAGTTTTACACTGGACTGCCCAGCTACAAGCACTTCTGTGCTCTCATGCATCTCCTTGATTTTGGGGAAAATGGTGAAAACATTGCACGCAAGCGTACGAGGAGCGGGCTACGAAATGTTGAGTATAGTGGTCGGCGACACAAGATTGGTATGGAGAACCAGCTCTTTCTTGTGCTTGTTAAACTTCGAGTTGGCTTATTTCACAGACACATCGGCCACTTGTTCAACGTCTCTATCAGCACAGTGTCAAGAATTTTTTCCGCAGTGCTTGACTATATCTATTTGCAGGTAACAGAAATGACAACATGGATATCACGACAAGCTATTGATGCTGCCATGCCATCTGCTTTCAAGGAAAAATATCCATCAACACGTGTCATCTTGGATGCCACTGAGATTAGATGTGATGTGCCAACATCTTTCGTGACGCAGTCACAAGTCTATTCCTCGTACAAGTCTACCCATACTTCAGAGCACTCATAGGCAAATCCCCTCATGGAGTACTGACTTTTGTTTCGGAACTATTTACTGGGTGTACGTCTGACAGAGAGTGTGTGGAGAAGAGTGGATTTTTAGACCTGAAGTTTGACACAGGTGACTCAGTCATGGCTGACAAGGGATTTAAAATAAAAGACCTGCTACAAAGCAAGAAAGTTATGCTGAACATTCCACCCTTCCTCATGCATGGGCAATTTACTCCCGCCGAAGTGGAGGAGACTCAGGAAATTGCAGCAATCAGGATACATGTGGAGAGGAAGATCAAGAAAATCAAGGGGTATCACATTTTTGACCGGTCGATTCCAATCTCCCTTGTACCCTTAGCGAATCAGATGTGGGCTGTGTGTGCCTTCCTTACAAACTTCCAGCCATCACTTCTAAAAGAAGACACAACCTGATCTAATCCACAGTGTTCCTTAAAGACACTTATTTGCTAGTCATATGTCAATCCTCACTGCCTCGTGGTGCTGCCCTCCTCTTGTGTGCAATAAAATGTTTGCAGCCCTACTTGTCTTTTCGACATGCCATTTTTGCATTGTTTTCTGTATCACATCAGATTACAGTGCTCGACAGGTATGGCAGCAGTGTGTCAAAGTAAAAGTTGTCGAGCACCTCTCTGGCACTTTTCCATTCATTCTCATTAAATCTTATTCTTTCGATCAAAATAAAATCTGCTCCATACACCACAAAGTCACCCCAGCGCAACTCTGATACACCCATCTGCCCAAGCAGTTGATGATAATACTGGTGGTCCCTCTTAAGCTCTGGTACACCATCCCTGATTATGCTACAGAAATCAGTGTTTAGAAGGGCAGACGCCTTGTGGTAACGTAAAGAGTAGGGACACTTGATTTCCACTACACCATAGGATTGTTCTGTGGGGTCGTACACAATCCTGTCGGGCGACGCACCCAACCAAGGAAAAGCTGGGTTAACCAGCAATCCACAGGTGCTAACTGTAGGAGCGTGGCCCAGACGACGTAGAGCATCCTCGTAGCGTTGAGCAGCTAGCGACTCCATCTTGATGCCGTAACTGGAAAAATGTAACAGAAATAAACTCAGTGCAATGTTAGTTAAGCTACAATGTATAGCACAATTTTTGGATACACTAATGCCACTCTGTGGCATATATAATTTGTTCATGCGTTTACAAGGATAAAAAGAAAATACTAACTTGACTGCAGCAACTCTAGAAAGGTCTCTCGCAGCTGTGAGGTTCTGCAGGCCCTTAACAGTCCACTCCTTCCTATTCAGGACCGCACCAAACTTGGAGGATGTGACACGAAGCCGGCGTTCCTGCTGCCATGTTGCACTTTTTGCCTGCTGGCGGCTGTCCTTTTCAAGCGCTTCAGCTGCCAATGGTGTCACACATATCTCCTGATGCAGGAAATAAATGTCAGACAGATATGAAAATTAAAAACATTGCATGTTTCTCACGCTCAGTGCACACATTGGTCTAACGGATAAAGAGATGTACGTCTTAATATTTGTGGGGTTGCTAAAAATACAAAATATTACATCTGTCCGATACGACCTAGTGACAGGAAACTATATGAAAGTGCGCATCTATTTGCTACCAAACGCGGGTCCAAGGCAATTAAAATATTGAATGTGATGACTCTGCCTATAGCATCGAAACCATGGCTAAACGTAATTCGCACAAGGATTTGGCACCAACACACAACAATCGAGAGATTCATAATTCCTTGCAAGAAACATTGACCAGCCTCTGACCTGCATAACACTGTTTGTCTCAAGGTGTGCTGGAGGATTCCAGGCTGTGCCGCTTTCGAAGAAAGTGACAGTCGGGATGCTTTCACAAGAATCTTCTTCGTTTGCTGGTTGTAACCCAGAAAGAAGCACGGTGAAACCGTGTGGCAGCAGGGACTGCTGGTAGCTCTGTGGCGCCAATGAGGACACCAGCCCAAACCGGGACTGCACGGTGTCGCCTTCGTCGGTCAGCAGGAGCGCTTTCGCGAAGTCATTATCTGGGTCAAACGAAAGCAGTTCTTGAGCAAACTTTTGCTTCGCCTCTTCTTGCTCCTGCCGATTTCTACGGCGTACACGGCGCTCCTTCGGCAAGGCAAACTTTGGCGCGCTAGTCCCGCCTTCTTTCACTTTGCGCCAGTCCACGGATTGAAGCGGGCATCCTCTGATTGCGCTTCTGCGGGGAATCCTCCATTGCTGAGGCAAATCCGTGCACGAGAGCTGGTCCGGCGCCTCCGAGAAACCCTTTGACTGTAGGAGCATGGCAGTCCTCAAAACAGCGATCATGTGGTTGCAGGCGAGCTTTCCTGCCGGGCAGTCGCAGCTTCCATCGATGATGCGTGTCGTGTCCAAAGCTATCATCACGGAATACGGGGGCGCGTTCTTTTTGCTTCGGTAGCATGGTGCCTTCAAGAAGATGAGCCCGGCGCTGGAAATAAATAAAGAGTGCTAAGCTCCTCAATCCATGACTTCAGACAAGAGAATAACTATTGCACCAACTGATCTATAATTTGTTTTCTTAAACCTAAGCATAAATAAAGTCATGAGGATTTCTTAACATTCACACAACAGCAAAGCACTTTTATCACTGAGAGTCAACGGTTGCGACTATCGCCCGTTTACATGCGATAGAGTTGCACAAATATTTACCTGTTTTGGGTGACATTCGTCTTCAGCGCACATACGTTGACGTACGATTCCACGTGAAAGTTGTAGCTTCGTTCGTAGCTTCGTTTCGTTCTCGATCGTCCTGCATAAAATTCGTGTACGCTCCGATCTGACAGCGGAGGTAACACGGCAAGGTCGTTCTTCCATCCAGTGATGGGGAAAATTACCTTCCCTGAATGGTGCGACATCGTTGAGAGCGATTGCACAAACGGGGAACACAAAATGCAGCGCAGACGATTGTTCACGTTAAGATAAGGCCACAGAACAAAAACCAACTTGCCTACCCCTATCGCATCCGCATGTGCACTGCGGTTTTTTTTGTAATGTTTTCATGCACAATGGCGGCGCTGCACAGTGTTGCTTGAACACTCCAGAGCTTTTTACAGTGTTGCTGGCATTTATGCAACTGGTCTATTGCCGcgcttgatcgccaggctaaacctgcCTGTTGCAACTCACCACCAGTACCTCTGCTAACAATACTCTCGGATTTCTTAAACATAATTTAAAAGAAGTCTCAACGCATATTAAAAAACTAGAGGACACCAAATTAATCTttcctaaactagaatatgcatctcccatttgggATCCTGAACAAACTTATATCAGTAACATCAAAGCCTCGCAAAACCGTgctgcaagatttttttttttcagattattcacatTATTccagttaaagggcccctgaaacggttcggacaaattttgtagacgcgtagggtacagcttaagtagaacattcgcaccacaatttaagtgaagcgttacgcaTTAATGGaactacaagcgattagaagttaccctcctccctagccatgcttttcctcctcaactctttcgccgagcgagcggggctaagctccggcttcactggttcagcgtcacgatgcgacgtcacatcgtccacttccggttgttttggagcccgcccccgcccgcgcgagacctctccgctagctgcTTGgcggtcgaccccaagcgagagctatcgaagcagcgtgcgttgcgagcattctgtcgtagcgccgaacgtgtcttgtagtCCTGTAACCACAgtcaagctggtcatttcggcaaatgactggaggcataaactcaagctgatgaaggaactttagcgtagacgtacgtgagcggcctgatcggtctgcacggtctatacacttgttggcacagcgcttaaccagccaagcaaagcgctaatattgctctaaccaagtgtaaaccattttaaacatttataaaaacaacgtgttgatgattacactcctgcgaaatatacacaccagcagcacacagttcgttgctgctactgtgtatggttgagctctgtgccaccaggtggctgcaccgtgcagaccattcacatttgctgctcatctcatggctcatcccgttacggcacagtcaagcggccagactctgtccgcttgcgtttgccctaaaaTACCGGACTCGCGACACACTATTGCGTTAGTagtcttccggtgtaaagtgacggccacaaacgcgcaaatcctggcgccgatcggatagcagcagtccgatgcgcagcagccagttcgctcgtacgctgccttgcagagggacacgatgtcgcagcttgacatattgccagtcgctacgtttgcagttcaCAAGgtaaagtcgaatcatagtgctcgcgaaaagactgagaccgaccctgaccgcggagctctcgtcaaaatggagtacgttgtaacgcaagcagacacttgctgtgtgccggaagtgcttaagtgtaccgaaaaattattcttgtgcattctctttatgttactttcttttcataaaaacaaattaactaacattcaaactattacgaagatcatttgttcaccataaagttggaaaaattatcgatcacgcgcccttgccagccaatcggatagctcgccccactgacgtcgtatgggtgatttcggtcatatgggtaggggcggcttaaaattccaccgaacagtgtgctgcgatcggcagcgatgtgcatgtttaaaaccttataataaattacacgctttacgcggggcacttagatgtgtcaattaatgatcagaaggacctactctaacgactcagtacgtttgtagaaaattgccaaaagcgtttcagggtccctttaaagaatAAAGCTGAGTTTGACAATTTAGCACTTCGCCATAATATTTATCGCCCATCACTTTTCCATAAacttctctttatttatttttttattttatttcgtgattcatcattagtacaggaggaggtcccggagttacaagaactgtcagggggacctcctattagtaatttaccattgcatgaattaatacatttggcaacatagcagcgacagacatcagaaaacgcgaagttaatgaaaaaaataaacaattacaaaaggttgcttacaataattgaagttcaaaacaagcaaatgaaaacgatacagcgtatgaataaataaatatgtagtatttgacacgttatggaacatagggatgacacatgtcaaagaacacggggttaatgtaacagataattagaaataaatatatgcttacaatacgcaaagtacaaatgttatatagactatgcgacaaaaactttgaaatgcctaagaaaggagaaaaaagaagacaaaggaacatatagaataaccaataaataaaggctgTCGATACAATAGGTAAGTACAGAACCATTGAAAACTGAGAAATAGATTTGTACACAATATATACTTATAGTAATgaatcagtagccagtagtgtcattagtaaatatttcttcgtgtctctcctgaatgttaatgttgtgcggcaggctttaatatggggtggtagattgttccagtatttaatggccgtaaaaagggaagtaaacattccataattagtgtttattcgaggaagtaaaaaattgttgttagaggaaaatctcgtattgttagtgttggtgagagcagagttattaaatgcatctaaaattatttcatgatttagtgtGCGGTATATTAGTAAAACCAATTTGAGCTGGAGCATGTAACGTAATGGTAGTATTTTTAAGGAACTGAAAATTGGTACAGCATGTGACATGTAACTAGAGAAATTAATGATCCTCaaggcttgattttgtaaatgttgtagatgtattatgtgcgagcaatatgtgtttccccaaactGAGATGCAGTATTGTAAGTGACAGTGAATAAATGCGTGATAAAGTGAAGTTCTGATGTTTTGTGGAAAATACGAGCGCGTTAGGATTAGTACTCTTATTCCAAACGCAATTTTTTTTGAAACCATGTCAGCATGCAAGTTAAACTTTACCACCATCCTTCACTTCCTGAGGAATTTTTTGTCACCACCAGTTATCTTTCCACTTCATGACCATCCATATCAagtcaaacgcattaactgccagtcatTCCGTTCTGCATATTCATTCTTACCGCGCAGAGTAACTGAATGGTACTCTTCACCATCAGACATTGCCATGGGACCCAACTTAACGAAGTTTCAAGATACAATTCACTCCCGACTTGCCACCTAATATTTTTCTtactctgcaatttttttttcggcgatgcCTGTTGCTGTTTTGCTTTTCAGTGCGGTGCCCTTGTTTCTCATACGTCCTAACGTATTCTCTGCAAGCTTTGCTTGCGACACATCTTCTACATTACCTGTGTTTTCACTTTATATTATTTtgtgctttctttgttttcgcaATACGATGTACAGTCTGCAACCAATGCCTGTGGGCCCATGCCCCCCTGTAATACCCTCAAAATAAGAGCTTTTGTGGCACTTTGAATAaataagaaagtcgcagtttcgcccagaaggcgaagcatcgattg encodes the following:
- the LOC142574873 gene encoding uncharacterized protein LOC142574873, with the translated sequence MIALDTTRIIDGSCDCPAGKLACNHMIAVLRTAMLLQSKGFSEAPDQLSCTDLPQQWRIPRRSAIRGCPLQSVDWRKVKEGGTSAPKFALPKERRVRRRNRQEQEEAKQKFAQELLSFDPDNDFAKALLLTDEGDTVQSRFGLVSSLAPQSYQQSLLPHGFTVLLSGLQPANEEDSCESIPTVTFFESGTAWNPPAHLETNSVMQEICVTPLAAEALEKDSRQQAKSATWQQERRLRVTSSKFGAVLNRKEWTVKGLQNLTAARDLSRVAAVNYGIKMESLAAQRYEDALRRLGHAPTVSTCGLLVNPAFPWLGASPDRIVYDPTEQSYGVVEIKCPYSLRYHKASALLNTDFCSIIRDGVPELKRDHQYYHQLLGQMGVSELRWGDFVVYGADFILIERIRFNENEWKSAREVLDNFYFDTLLPYLSSTVI